In Carassius auratus strain Wakin unplaced genomic scaffold, ASM336829v1 scaf_tig00214480, whole genome shotgun sequence, a single genomic region encodes these proteins:
- the LOC113092144 gene encoding grifin-like, whose protein sequence is MALRFEASCPDGLCPGWSVILKGETPAEASKFEINFLCDRDDRIAFHFKPRFTESDIICNSYMANHWGQEERCSSFPLGIEEPFQIEIYSDNDNFHVYIDETKVMQYKHRVEDLKTVTKVQVVNHVNISSLEIAKKHL, encoded by the exons ATGGCATTACGG TTTGAGGCATCCTGTCCTGATGGTCTATGTCCAGGATGGAGTGTCATCCTGAAAGGAGAGACCCCAGCAGAAGCCAGCAA GTTTGAGATCAATTTCCTGTGTGACCGCGATGACAGAATAGCCTTCCATTTCAAGCCACGCTTCACTGAGTCAGATATCATCTGCAACTCCTACATGGCCAACCACTGGGGACAGGAGGAGAGGTGCAGCAGCTTTCCCCTCGGGATAGAAGAGCCTTTTCAG ATTGAAATTTACTCTGACAATGATAACTTCCATGTTTACATTGACGAAACCAAGGTGATGCAGTATAAACACCGTGTGGAAGACCTGAAGACCGTCACGAAAGTACAAGTGGTCAATCACGTCAATATCTCCTCTTTAGAGATCgccaaaaaacatttataa
- the LOC113092145 gene encoding neuropeptide FF receptor 2-like yields the protein MNFTAGLLKKELLLSDALLSSNAPFHDAEDFTNDAFLHQSGELERLLLLTIKEPTTIALTVMYSLSFGVGFIGNLMAIRMLTCQKTKRMQSISATRSLLINLAVCDLMVVCICMPITLGHTIYTAWVYGDLLCRAVPFIQAVSVSASVLSLTVISINRYYSVHSPLNSLSYFTQKKIYITIVCVWILSSAICAPLLFMIKLDEIHLIDIVVPICRELWPQARLKQVYNVLLFVALYCIPVTFNLIISFLTGRKLWKASHHFDDFDPHSHAMHAIHLKMRKKIAKVVVTLVLLFAISWLPLYVADILIDHEVHPPHWVLQSRPFAQWLGLTNSSLNPICYCFLGDLYRSARAVRSRYHQRMLSVLRSSSSFKLSSLLSLKKQKSDRRQGAVSQVSVETLSDWCSNNSQMVSLQSLSEKIVSTNNPELSNL from the coding sequence ATGAATTTCACCGCAGGCTTGCTGAAAAAAGAGCTTCTGCTCTCAGACGCCTTGCTGTCCTCGAACGCCCCTTTCCACGATGCCGAGGACTTCACAAACGATGCTTTCCTCCACCAGAGTGGAGAGCTGGAGAGACTGCTGCTGCTGACAATCAAAGAGCCCACCACTATCGCTCTCACCGTGATGTATTCATTATCATTTGGGGTGGGCTTCATTGGAAATCTCATGGCCATTCGAATGCTCACCTGCCAGAAGACTAAGAGGATGCAGAGCATCAGTGCCACCCGGAGTTTGCTCATCAACCTGGCAGTGTGTGATCTGATGGTGGTTTGCATCTGCATGCCTATCACGCTCGGCCACACTATCTACACCGCATGGGTGTACGGAGACCTCCTGTGTCGGGCCGTTCCCTTCATCCAGGCCGTGTCCGTGTCTGCAAGTGTCCTCAGCCTGACCGTCATCAGCATCAACCGATACTACAGTGTTCACAGCCCGCTCAATTCCCTCTCGTACTTCACCCAGAAGAAGATCTACATCACCATCGTATGCGTTTGGATCCTGTCCTCGGCCATTTGCGCACCTTTACTCTTCATGATCAAGCTGGACGAGATCCACTTAATCGACATCGTCGTGCCAATCTGCAGAGAGCTTTGGCCGCAGGCGAGACTCAAGCAGGTCTACAACGTGCTCCTCTTCGTAGCTCTCTACTGCATCCCCGTAACCTTCAACCTCATCATCAGTTTTCTGACGGGAAGGAAGCTCTGGAAGGCTTCTCATCATTTCGACGATTTTGATCCACACAGCCATGCCATGCACGCTATACATCTGAAGATGCGCAAGAAGATCGCCAAGGTGGTGGTCACTCTGGTTCTCTTATTCGCCATCTCCTGGCTCCCGCTTTACGTTGCAGACATCCTGATTGACCACGAGGTTCATCCACCTCACTGGGTTCTGCAGAGTCGTCCTTTTGCGCAGTGGCTTGGCCTCACTAACTCCAGCCTCAATCCCATCTGCTATTGTTTCTTGGGCGATCTGTACCGCTCTGCCAGAGCAGTCAGGTCCAGGTATCATCAGAGAATGCTTTCCGTCCTTAGATCCTCCAGCTCTTTTAAACTGTCCAGTTTGCTTTCTCTCAAAAAGCAGAAATCTGACCGGCGACAGGGTGCCGTGAGCCAGGTGTCGGTGGAGACTCTTTCTGATTGGTGTTCTAACAACAGCCAAATGGTGTCGCTCCAAAGCCTCTCAGAGAAGATAGTGTCTACAAACAATCCTGAGTTATCCAACTTGTAG